ACGTCCGGCGCTCTGAGTGCAACGCGGCTACAGCCACGCCGACGCCAACATCCGTCGCGCATTTCTGCTGCTATCAGTTGTGGTGGTTGTTCGTGGTGCGCGTGCGTCGAAGTTTGCTtttgtgatttctttttttctctgttgtTTATGCGCTCTAAGTGATGCGTTCATTTCAAATAAAGGCTTGCTTTTCGCTGAGTTACTCGAGTTTGATTTATACACAGCGGTTGtcagcgcaataaaaaaaagctgcTTGCACTCAATTAATTTCCTCATTATTGAAGAAAGTTTAACCAAATTCATATCCTGCAAATATACGTTGTATAGCCATTGTGACTTCTACTGCTAACTATCGTATAAATTTTGATTTGATAGAGCGAAAATTACGTAACGAGTGGAATTGCGCTCATTTTCAATCTGTTTAGCCTTTCTTGACCTCCCTCAGGAAATACTTCACATCAAAGCATATGAGAACaccgaataaaaaaataaagaaaagctatCACAGTTTCGTCATAAGCACGAAAGAAAGAATTTGATAGCAGCATTTTacaatattacacgaagtgtgaGACTGGTACCTGTCACTCTAGCTGTAGAattgaattctgtggttttacgtgcgaaaCCATGATTTCATTATGGGGGCACGCCTTAGTGAGCCTGCGACGTGAGCCTGCGTCTGGATTAGTTTTAACAATTGGGGCATTTTTAATGTGCgctcaatgcacgggacacgccTAGTGCTTACGCGTGCAAATAAAATTACATTATTTTCAGGTTTAAGTTATATTATTCTATCGCCCTGTCGCGCTtattttcatgacatttgtttgtggtctCCTATTCTCAAGAATactgaggaagaggaggaagagtagattttaatgaagagaaaggagcaGTGGTCgacctggagagcgtgtctctagcctgctactcctcattggggaatggggaagtgggaaatacaggaaaaggtaggtggcggatgattatgatatggtacaatgagatactatatacacgttgtccaatatgcggatgcgcactggagacgcaatacactaagagtaatcttgtccatacaaaagtaatcttgccacaaaaagattttgcgcaaacacatttcgcactgactacacgtctcacagcttctagaggcgatcgtctaaaccagcctcacttaaaaagttcaaaagtgcttttatggcacgttgggcacagttaaacctcctccacgcgcccaaaagcttttcttctgaaaaggggcgggagtccaagctgtcaacagtagatttgagttttcttcgttcggccgcattttgagggcacacgcaaagtacgtgagctattgtctcgagagtgtgacagacgctacattcagggtcccgtgcttgtccaatcttgtgaaggtatcggtgggtgtatgccacacccagccgtaatcgatgaatgagtgtttcctgtcTTACTGAGGAAGAATATTAAAACATACCGAGGAAGAATATTGTGAAGAGTGTAAAACATGGTATGAGCAACTTGATAGAATGGCGTGGCAAATAActcgcatataccgcatgtcctATAACATGGCATGGCATATGGCATAGTTATACCTAAGTATATACAAAACCTCACGGCGAAGGCGACGCCTACGGCAAAGTTCGCTTGCagttttcatatgcttactatcaatatagtaaataaataaaagtgaaaaGATTCACAAGCACAAACAGAGAGAAGCAGCGGTTGCAGAGCTTGTCAGGGGAAACAAACGGCTTCAATACCGGATGGATGCAATGCGCGTCCTCTTTAGGACGTGTTGGTGGaatgcgccaccaagctctcttTGATGCGAAGTATTCTTTGTAAATGTCAAGTTGTTTGAgcgttctatctatctatctagcctcctaaaaattatggtgttttacatgccaaaaccacgatctgactatgaggcccgccgtagtcgggggctccgaaaatttggacaacctggcgTTCTCTAACGTACACTTAAATctgacacgggtgttttcgcatttcggctccATAGAAACGCggtcgccgtagccgggatttgattccgcgacctcgtgcttagataCCCAAAACCATAGCCCCTAAGCAAGCACCACGGGTATCTAGGATTCTACGCCGCGGGACTGGCGGTGCCTACGAACGTGAGTTGCTCGGTATATGCTTATCATCGTCATCAATCGGTCagtagtcgagataagcaagatgcACTTAGAGTATGGGTGGAAGAAAACCAGGGAAGAGATttatacgaccggatccgttacagacAAAGGTAGCGCTAGAAGGGAGATAGAGAAGCTTCAAACAAGTATGTGATTATGGAGAGGTATACAAATATGCTAGAACGAAAGATACGTACAGTATACCTTATTAAATGATGAAGGCTTGATGACTATTTGTCgatgccccgtttcaaaggggatgccgatACATTACCATCATCATCGAGATGGAGGAAGGCTGTGTCGAAGGGCGAACGGAGAACCACCGGCCGGCCGAGTCTCATAGTTTGTGTCAAGGGTTCGTAATGCCAGTTTGCCGCGCGTTGCAAGACAGTAGTCGACAGTGAAGAGAGCAAACCATAGCGCGCTCGACGGGCCAGTGAGAGTGCCGACGCGCATGAAGCTCGTCTCGCCAAAGCAGGCTGCAGCCATGCCAATAAGACAGCCGAAGCTCACGGAAGTCGTATTGCCCAAACACGTCATTCGTATCGCGTCTGCCAGGACGAGCAGGACGTCGAGCAGCGTTTGGAGGCCCTGGAGCGAAACACTCACTCAACATAGACGCGCGGCTGCCGAGACTTCTGGAGAACACAGCGAGCGCCTGCTATAGTATACGTTGTATTCCGGCCAAGGAGACGATAGGAACGTAAAACTTTTGTAATCTGTTTTTCTTCCAATTGCCTGACGTGAATTTTAAGTAACCACCTacgtaagcatcgggcggtaagCTGCTGCGCTGTTTGAACAGCCTAATCAAACTTTCTCCTCATTTATATTACGTCACGCTTGTTTGCTTTGAAATTGGATAGCATTGCCTATCTTGAAATAGTTTGCTTATCTatctggctgacaagaggcgaggagcacgcagaagTGAGAGAGTCTTCTCCATTTCTAATCAGTGCACGACAGCAAGCAGCATTGAACAACGGCGGGATGACTGCTAACGTGTTCTCATCGATCGTCTCAATGGTGGACATTCGGAGTCCACGCTGCGTATGTTCGGGCTCCGAGACGACGTTCGCTACCGTCGTACCTTACGCCTTGAAAGACCACAATTGTTGCTTGTTGTACCACGCCATCTCCGGAGATCAGTTCTTGAGCAGTTTGCATGACACCCCTACTTCACActgcctcggtgtttcgcgcacTCCCTATACAATATATTCTGGGGGAGTTTCTTACACATTGGAAGTTCATTAGAAGCTTCGCTATTCCAACTGTCACAGCGATATTATGACGGGAAAATGAGTAACAAGAACTTTGGGAACAGAAGCACGCTACTGTAATATTCCCTGTGCATCGTCAAGAACATGAGAGCACAATGTTATGAAGACATACACCTCATTGAACTATAACAGCGTAGCCATGCTTACAAGGATCGTTCGGCGTGAAAACGTGCACCCGATCGAAAGAACCTAAAGTGAAATAGACGCTACTGCTATTGGCGAGTTGCTTTCTCTGCAGCGCATGTCCGTTACCACGAATACCTTCATGATTGTAAGCAGAGATCGACATTCACACGTTGATcgtgagaaaataagcaagaaagcCAGCAACGCAGGAGGAAAGATTGCGCAGGGCCCTCCAGCCTGCACATGGAATGTGTCAATACACTTTCTATAAGCTTCCAAGAAGCGTGAATAAATGGTGAGACTACAGTAAAAAATTAAACAAATGTAATCCATGAAACCGCAGTACACAGACTAAACTCCAATGGCTATAACGCAGCGCTCAGCCTACGCACCCAGTTCTCCACTGAGCCAGAGGCGCAAAGAACAAGTAAATACGCGGTGCTTAATTCCCGACGTCGCGCAACTGCTGAAAGTGGGAAGCGGCGCGCGTCTTCGATGGCGAGCGTATTCGTGTCCTTGGTTATCTCACGTGCGGCGGCGGCAGTTTTCAGATGCAGTGCGTGCCGGTTCATAAGCGGGATACGTCAATGAGAGCGGGAGGATGTTGGCACCGTCAGGAATCGCACGTGTGACTTGTTCCTGACGCCATCTCTGACCAATGGAGCCGAAGTTGCCTCATTATTTCTCGTGTTTGCAACTTCTGTCTGCACCCTGTGTAGGTGGCAACTTGCCTGGGTTTCAGCAGCTCGACAGCAACGTTTTTAGCGGTTTAAAAGGGGCCCACTCGCCCCTACACACCACTAGCTTCATTTGAGCTTTCTGATTTCACTGTGCCCATATTGTGAAGAGCCAGAGAGTCACCATGAAGGCGTTTCTTGTCTGTGTCCTGCTCGCCATGGTCGCCGCCGTGAGCTATACTCACCACCTCGAGCTCTGCGGTGAGTACACTGGGTATGGTTTACAGTGCAAGGCTTTTAAATGCTTACAACAAACCTGGAGTTGATATATGAGCCTTTACCCCACCAGAATTTTCTCGACTTAATCAGCAGTACTAATATTCCATGTTTATACGGTCAGCTATTTCAGGAGTGCAGATTATTTGAGTGTCCAGCTTATTGTTTACATCtatattatatgtatatatgtgtgtatatgtatatgtgggtatatatatatatatatatgcccacatatacatatatacacatatatatacatcacagcatctatatatatatatatatatatatatatatatatatatatatatatatatatatatatatatatatatatatatatatatatatatatatatattctgtgaTGTGTGAAACGTCATTTAGTGCGTCTcatgcattcttgcaaaactgCATTTTTGTATTGTCaaaaacacgcggcagctccgcgctgGCCATGTATTGTGatcatagggggcagggtgtattttcaagctgcacttgcagcttttcttcctaGTCTCCCCCAATCTGTTGGAAATAAAGAATTTGTATTAAATTCAAATTGAACCAAAATGCCCACGGATGCTATAGGACTTAGTGGATGTAGCTTTTCCTTACAACCTTTGCGGTTGTTTATTTTCAAGACTAAGACATTTATCATGGCCCTTTTGAAATGAAATTCGGTTTGGCAATCCTTCAGAATTGAGAGTATACGTGCATGTGATTAAAAGGTAAACGTTAATTTCTGGTGTAGTGCCCACGAAGGGGAAAATCATGTTTGTTGAAATACTGGGGCCAATGGCGTATTAATGGAGCAATGAGCTCGAATCTTCGGCCGtacaccttttctttttcattcgcaGCTCTGGTATACCGTTATACTGTTATACATGGTGAACATGGACATCTACAGCCGTAACGGATAGAAGGAGATTTGTAAAATCGGCGCGTATTATGTGCCGCTCAAGTATATCTGCAACAAGCGCGTTCAGATAAGTTTCTGTTATGTGTCTCCATGACGACAGTGGGCGATTTTCTTCTGCGCAGATAAACAAGACGGACAGCTGAAAAATGAACTGCAATGCATTGGGCTCCACATCTCACGAGGGGTAAGAACAACAGCGATATATGTATTGCAGATTGTGATTCGAGAATACGATGGTGTATTAGGTTTATTTCCTTTCCTGATGCGTTAATTCACGCTTCTGAGCTTTCGACAAGAGAGTTCCATGGGATGGACGAGGCCCAGATGGAGCTCCGGGAAGCGCATGGCAGAAGGATGTTTCGCTGCAGGTGCTACAAATCATTAGCCTACTTGTGAACACAGTAGACTGTAAATATGTGAAGTGACACGTTACTTTAATGGACGCTGCTCTCCTGTAACATCATCTTACAGGCGATATTGCAGTTAGTGAAGAATTATTATAGAGAAAATTTTGTCCTAGAAGGATATGGAATGACTccacatctgtttttttttctctttttttacgtGGAGGCGATTAAACAGCCCCATCGAATGAAATGACGTCTGATTTTCACACTGAGACACAACTGCGAGCAGTGAGCCTCAAACAAATGCAGAGAACACGCACAGGCAAACGCGGACACGTCTCACATTCATGCCAGCAGTTATGGAGTTCAAGTGAAAGGAAGAAATTTTATGCGTGCTTAAAGAGGATGTCTTGCGTTTATTGAGTACGTACATATGTCCTAATATTTGTTTGTGAACGTGTCGATACGTGCATGTGTGGAATATGGCTCTGTAAACGTGCATGCATCTTTCTCAAAGATAAGCATGGAAACACGTACACAAGAAGAAAttaaaaggaaaggaaaataagTGCCACAAAACACAACTAAACTATTTTCTTTGCTTAATTTGACCATGTTTGCACAACTATATACTTCAGTGACAGGAATCCAAGTACCAACTCGCTCGACATTGCGTCACTCAAACCGCACACATTTTGCACGGAGTTCCAAATTGTATGTTCTTTTGATTCCTCAGGATATTCTGCTTAGCACCGGTTAGTCAGAATTCGGTTTGGTTGTGTGCTGGTTTGGTTTGCTGCCACTGTTAGCCAGCGCTGTTTATTACAAGCCATTCTTGCGTACGAGCTGCTTTGTGTTCCAATCCGATATACACTGAATAAAGCGCGAGTAATTTTTGCGTCAACCTTATTCAGCTTAACTTTTCCTGGCCATCTAATGCAGGCGAACCAAAGCTTTGACAAGGCGTTGAAGACTCTCGGCTGCCAGGACTGGAGCTGCGTGATCCGGAAGCTGTGCGTCGGAAACAACCTGGTGAGTTCTTGTTTCCTCTCTGGAAGTTTTTAATACACAGGATATGCAGTCGCGCAGTAAGGCATAATTTGTGTCTACATGTGAGCTGGCCAGTAAGACTTCAATGTAATGTAGTGTTAGAGTTTGAGGCCTATAGTGTTTAATAATTATGTCCTTCAGGATCCTTTCAAAGACGACCATAGAAGAGAACACTATCCAAAATATAATGAAAACGACTATCATGACTGCACCAAATGCGGCCTGCACGGGTGGTTTCTGCGCTTTTGCGAGAACAAGCAGGCTCGAGTAGCTGAGCTAACAGAATTGGTATTTCCTTTCTCTTCGACAACTTGCTCTGAACGCCGGATAATGCAGTTCCCTCTTGAGGTAATAGAAACTTGAGAATCAGGAAAGGTTAAAAGAACAAGAAACTGTACATCATGTTTCAGCTGCTGCTGATGCAGCAGCTGATGTACATCAGCTACTGAAGCAGCTGATGTACATCATGTACATCAGCTGCTTCAGCGCAGCTGTGGCTCCCCGTAAGCTAGACTTAACGAATGTGGATGCAAGGCATTTGCGTTTTGTTTTCGGAAAACTGCCTTAAGGGAAAGCCAGTAGAAATCCTGACCTTGCACACCAGAAATAATTTAAATCAGTGCTCCTATTAGAAGATTTATTGTTTCGTACGAAGACATTCTGAATGACAATAAAATGAAGTCGTTCTTCAGTCACTTCGTCTTCGTTAATATTTTGGTAACTGCAGAAGACAGTTCTGTAAATTGTTGCTCTACATTTCACACAATACTGAATGCTACCGTATTTGTGTA
This Dermacentor albipictus isolate Rhodes 1998 colony chromosome 1, USDA_Dalb.pri_finalv2, whole genome shotgun sequence DNA region includes the following protein-coding sequences:
- the LOC135905459 gene encoding antimicrobial peptide microplusin-like — encoded protein: MKAFLVCVLLAMVAAVSYTHHLELCDKQDGQLKNELQCIGLHISRGANQSFDKALKTLGCQDWSCVIRKLCVGNNLEAAMANHFTKPQIAEIHSAATTCDPEAGHHHHHH